A window of Halopelagius inordinatus genomic DNA:
TCGTACTACCACGACTACGGCCCGGCCCGCGGCGAGTTCGTCTCGAACTTCTTCGACGTCGTCGACTGGGACGAACCCTCCGCACGCTACGACCAGGCCGTCGAACTCTTCGAGTAATCGGTCACGCCGCCGCCGGCGTCTCTACCGTGGGCGCGCGTCGGCGGGCGGCAGTCCGTGAGACGCCGAGGGCGCCTCGCAGTCGACGCGCCCGCCATCCGTCGGTTCTCAGTTTCTTTTCGGAAAATCCGGCGCAGTACCGCGGAACGGGACGTCCTCAGTTCCGGCTGGCTCGCTTGAAGAAGGCGATAGTGGCGCCGAGAAGCGTCATATTCTGCAGGAACGACGTCAGTTCTTGGTCGCGCGACTCCTCGTCTACGCTCCAGAAGTCGTGCATGAGGGGCGTGACGCCCGCGAGGAACGTCGCGACGCTTGCCGCCGCCGCCCGGGGGAATTTCCAGAGGCCGATACCGAGACTCCCGCCGAGGAGGAGTCCGCTCGCGGCCGGAACCAGGGTATCTGCCGCCGGGACGCCCTTCGCGTCGGCGT
This region includes:
- a CDS encoding DoxX family membrane protein yields the protein MGRLLFASGLASLAIQNLRNLEGRIAYADAKGVPAADTLVPAASGLLLGGSLGIGLWKFPRAAAASVATFLAGVTPLMHDFWSVDEESRDQELTSFLQNMTLLGATIAFFKRASRN